Proteins co-encoded in one Streptomyces sp. NBC_01283 genomic window:
- a CDS encoding energy-coupling factor ABC transporter ATP-binding protein → MDPVTSAPSLEVSGLAFAYPDGHQALFGVDMTIGRGERVALLGPNGAGKTTLVLHLNGILTGGAGTVTVAGLPVGKKHMAEIRRRVGIVFQDPDDQLFMPTVREDVAFGPAAAGMRGPELEARVQKALSQVGMAEFADRPPHHLSFGQRRRVAVATVLAMEPEILVLDEPSSNLDPASRRELADILRSLDVTVLMVTHDLPYALELCPRALILSDGVIAADGPTGELLGDEDLMGAHRLELPFGFDPKTVKVNR, encoded by the coding sequence ATGGACCCTGTGACCTCCGCACCCTCACTCGAAGTATCCGGCCTCGCCTTCGCCTACCCCGACGGGCACCAAGCGCTCTTCGGCGTCGACATGACGATCGGCCGCGGCGAGCGGGTCGCGCTGCTCGGCCCGAACGGCGCGGGCAAGACCACGCTCGTCCTGCACCTGAACGGCATCCTGACGGGCGGCGCGGGCACGGTCACCGTCGCGGGCCTCCCCGTCGGCAAGAAGCACATGGCGGAGATCAGGCGCCGGGTCGGCATCGTCTTCCAGGACCCGGACGACCAGCTCTTCATGCCGACGGTGCGCGAGGACGTGGCGTTCGGCCCCGCGGCGGCCGGGATGCGCGGGCCCGAGCTGGAGGCGCGCGTGCAGAAGGCCCTCTCCCAGGTCGGCATGGCGGAGTTCGCGGACCGCCCGCCGCACCACCTCTCCTTCGGGCAGCGCAGGCGGGTCGCGGTGGCGACGGTCCTCGCGATGGAGCCGGAGATCCTGGTCCTCGATGAACCCTCCTCGAACCTGGATCCCGCCTCGCGCCGCGAACTGGCCGACATCCTGCGCTCGTTGGACGTGACGGTCCTGATGGTCACGCACGACCTGCCGTACGCGCTCGAACTGTGCCCCCGGGCGCTGATCCTGAGCGACGGCGTGATCGCCGCGGACGGGCCGACGGGGGAGCTGCTCGGCGACGAGGACCTGATGGGGGCGCACCGGCTTGAACTGCCGTTCGGCTTCGATCCGAAGACAGTGAAGGTCAACCGGTAG
- a CDS encoding serine hydrolase domain-containing protein → MDVDVHGTVAEGFEPVREAFLRNFRELGERGAAVTVYRDGRPVVDLWGGTRDAGGGAGSEPWEHGTAQIVRSATKGVAASVLLLLHQRGELDLDAPVGSCWPEFKARGKERVLVRHVLAHRAGVPALDRPLTPSEALDPDLAAAVVAAQAPFWAPGEDHGYHAHTYGWLTGELVRRVTGRSLGEFVAAEIAGPLGLDLWVGLPESEQARTGRLGRIEAPAAAGGLRVRPKRNVAEAYADPASLTSRAFGAIDPQPDENDPAYRAASLPASNGVATAGGLARFYASLIGEVGGAARLFTPSTVALARAEASSGPDRVLVVNTRFGLGFMLHGGASPLLGPGSFGHPGRGGALGFADPESGVAFGYVTNGMNKGVTADPRAQGLVRAVKGVL, encoded by the coding sequence ATGGACGTTGACGTGCACGGAACAGTGGCCGAGGGCTTCGAACCCGTACGGGAGGCCTTCCTCCGTAACTTCCGCGAGCTCGGTGAGCGGGGAGCGGCGGTCACCGTGTACCGCGACGGGCGGCCGGTGGTCGACCTGTGGGGCGGCACCCGGGACGCGGGCGGGGGTGCCGGGAGCGAGCCCTGGGAGCACGGCACCGCGCAGATCGTCCGCTCGGCGACCAAGGGCGTGGCCGCCTCCGTCCTGCTCCTCCTGCACCAGCGCGGTGAGCTGGACCTGGACGCGCCCGTCGGCTCCTGCTGGCCGGAGTTCAAGGCGCGCGGCAAGGAGCGGGTGCTGGTCCGGCACGTGCTCGCGCACCGGGCCGGGGTGCCCGCGCTCGACCGTCCGCTGACCCCCTCCGAGGCGCTCGACCCGGATCTCGCCGCGGCGGTGGTCGCGGCGCAGGCCCCGTTCTGGGCGCCGGGCGAGGACCACGGATACCACGCGCACACCTACGGCTGGCTCACCGGTGAGCTGGTGCGGCGGGTGACGGGGCGTTCCCTCGGGGAGTTCGTGGCCGCGGAGATCGCCGGGCCGCTCGGCCTCGACCTGTGGGTCGGTCTTCCGGAGTCGGAGCAGGCCCGGACGGGGCGGCTGGGCCGGATCGAGGCTCCCGCCGCGGCCGGGGGGCTCAGGGTGCGGCCCAAGCGGAACGTGGCGGAGGCCTACGCGGATCCCGCCTCGCTCACCAGCCGTGCGTTCGGGGCGATCGATCCGCAGCCGGACGAGAACGACCCCGCGTACCGGGCGGCTTCCCTCCCGGCGTCCAACGGCGTCGCCACGGCCGGCGGTCTGGCCCGCTTCTACGCCTCGCTGATCGGTGAAGTGGGAGGCGCCGCGCGGCTGTTCACGCCGTCGACGGTGGCGCTGGCGCGCGCCGAGGCGTCCTCGGGGCCCGACCGCGTCCTGGTCGTGAACACCCGCTTCGGGCTCGGCTTCATGCTGCACGGGGGTGCGTCGCCGCTGCTGGGGCCCGGCTCGTTCGGTCACCCCGGGCGGGGCGGGGCGCTCGGCTTCGCCGATCCGGAGTCGGGGGTGGCCTTCGGGTATGTGACGAACGGGATGAACAAGGGGGTTACGGCGGATCCGCGGGCCCAGGGGCTTGTGCGGGCGGTGAAGGGGGTGTTGTAG
- a CDS encoding EamA family transporter: protein MTPLVAAAVLLAAVTHACWNAIAHHITDKLVGFTLISGGGLLIGLLIAPFAAIPAAEAWPYLIVSAVIHIGYYALLMKSFKLGDFGQAYPIARGTAPLVVTVLAAVFAGEIPDGWQAAGVAVSCAGLTGLALWGIRGSGRRPDWAAIGAALATGVSIAAYTVVDGLGVRASGSSMGYIAWLMILEGLAIPVYAAYRWRGELVGRLRPFAAVGLLGAALSVAAYGLVLWAQTKADLAPISALRESSIIVGAAIGAVFFKEKFGAPRLVAAGLMVAGIGLMLHAG from the coding sequence GTGACGCCGCTGGTCGCGGCGGCGGTCCTGCTGGCCGCCGTCACGCACGCGTGCTGGAACGCGATCGCGCACCACATCACCGACAAGCTGGTCGGCTTCACCCTCATATCGGGCGGCGGCCTCCTGATCGGCCTGCTCATCGCCCCGTTCGCGGCGATACCGGCAGCGGAGGCGTGGCCGTACCTGATCGTCTCGGCCGTGATCCACATCGGCTACTACGCCCTGCTCATGAAGTCGTTCAAGCTCGGCGACTTCGGCCAGGCGTATCCGATCGCGCGCGGCACGGCACCGCTGGTGGTCACCGTCCTCGCGGCGGTCTTCGCGGGCGAGATCCCCGACGGCTGGCAGGCCGCCGGTGTCGCGGTCTCCTGCGCGGGCCTGACGGGCCTGGCCCTGTGGGGCATACGCGGATCGGGCCGACGCCCCGACTGGGCGGCGATCGGCGCCGCGCTGGCCACGGGTGTCTCGATCGCGGCGTACACGGTGGTGGACGGCCTCGGCGTCCGCGCCTCCGGCTCCTCCATGGGCTACATCGCGTGGCTGATGATCCTGGAGGGCCTCGCCATCCCGGTGTACGCGGCGTACCGCTGGCGCGGTGAACTGGTGGGCCGGCTGCGCCCGTTCGCGGCGGTGGGCCTGCTCGGCGCGGCCCTCTCCGTGGCCGCGTACGGCCTGGTCCTGTGGGCCCAGACGAAGGCCGACCTCGCCCCCATCTCGGCGCTCCGCGAGTCCTCGATCATCGTGGGCGCCGCGATCGGGGCGGTGTTCTTCAAGGAGAAGTTCGGGGCGCCGAGGCTGGTGGCGGCGGGACTGATGGTGGCGGGGATCGGGTTGATGCTGCACGCGGGGTAG
- a CDS encoding YbaK/EbsC family protein, with protein sequence MSATDSPAHPRFAAALTELGLAELVGEVRRFPEATRTAQEAAAAIGCELSQICKSLIFAADGVPVLVLMDGASRVDLELVRWELCAAKVTRAKADVVRETTGYAIGGVPPFGHATKTRVLADRSLLDHEVVWAAAGTPYAVFPMAPKDLIHHANGTVVNVRELAK encoded by the coding sequence ATGAGCGCTACAGATTCCCCCGCACACCCCCGATTCGCCGCGGCCCTGACCGAGCTGGGCCTCGCCGAACTGGTCGGTGAGGTCCGCCGCTTCCCGGAGGCGACGCGCACCGCCCAGGAGGCCGCGGCGGCCATCGGCTGCGAGCTGAGCCAGATCTGCAAGTCACTGATCTTCGCGGCGGACGGCGTCCCGGTCCTGGTCCTGATGGACGGCGCCTCGCGGGTCGACCTGGAGCTCGTGCGGTGGGAGCTGTGCGCGGCGAAGGTGACGCGCGCGAAGGCGGACGTCGTCCGGGAGACCACGGGGTACGCGATCGGCGGCGTACCACCCTTCGGCCACGCGACGAAGACGCGGGTCCTTGCGGACCGTTCACTCCTCGACCACGAGGTGGTGTGGGCGGCGGCGGGCACTCCCTACGCGGTCTTCCCCATGGCGCCCAAGGACCTGATCCACCACGCGAACGGCACCGTGGTGAACGTGCGCGAGCTCGCCAAGTGA
- a CDS encoding penicillin-binding transpeptidase domain-containing protein: MGKRGRASERKGIKNISGIPGAKSVKVHPGVLGGAAAVVVCGVGIAAYSLIGGSSDGDGPTVDEKPVAAGPPTPAEVRATTRDFLAAWEKGDVSGAATLTDDRTAAKTALTAYAKDSHLTKVKLTPGKRAGAKVPFSVTSTVSYEGKNKPFAYESELTVVRRKNDGKTLVGWQPSVVHPDLKDGDRLVTGEAGDPPIKAVDRDGGELTAAKYPSLGTVLDSLREKFGDKAGGTAGVELRVVRKDSTKEAEKSATTKDDAKATPDKTLLTLSPGTPGTLKTTFDASLQATAEKETAKREQAAVVLVKPSTGEILAAANSKPGGFNTAFQGSLAPGSTMKVITSSLLLEKKLAGVDKKHPCPKYVTYGGWKFQNDDKFQIKDGTFRASFARSCNTAFISQAKKLQNDSLTKQAQEVFGLGRDNWSIGVPTFDGAVPVQSDAQMGASLIGQGGVRMNPLNMASVAATVKSGTFKQPYLVSPDVDKRTLATASRKMSGGTASALRELMHYTAVAGTAVEPMSGLGSDMGAKTGSAEVDGQKKPNGWFTAYRGDLAAGAVVQEGGHGGDSAGPLVRAMFLAGR; this comes from the coding sequence GTGGGCAAGCGAGGGCGCGCCAGCGAGCGCAAGGGCATCAAGAACATCTCGGGCATTCCCGGCGCGAAGAGCGTCAAGGTGCACCCGGGTGTGCTCGGCGGCGCCGCCGCCGTGGTCGTGTGCGGCGTGGGCATCGCCGCGTACAGCCTGATCGGCGGCTCGTCCGACGGCGATGGACCGACGGTCGACGAGAAGCCGGTGGCGGCCGGCCCGCCGACGCCCGCCGAGGTCCGTGCCACCACTCGGGACTTCCTCGCCGCGTGGGAGAAGGGCGACGTGTCCGGGGCCGCGACGCTCACGGACGACCGGACGGCGGCGAAGACCGCGCTCACCGCGTACGCCAAGGACTCCCACCTCACGAAGGTGAAGCTGACGCCGGGCAAGCGGGCGGGCGCGAAGGTGCCGTTCTCGGTCACGTCCACGGTCTCGTACGAGGGAAAGAACAAGCCCTTCGCGTACGAGTCCGAGCTGACCGTCGTACGAAGAAAGAACGACGGCAAGACCCTGGTCGGCTGGCAGCCCTCGGTGGTCCACCCGGACCTGAAGGACGGCGACCGCCTGGTCACCGGCGAGGCGGGGGACCCGCCGATCAAGGCGGTGGACCGGGACGGCGGCGAGCTGACGGCGGCGAAGTACCCCTCGCTCGGCACGGTCCTCGACAGCCTGCGCGAGAAGTTCGGCGACAAGGCGGGCGGCACGGCGGGCGTGGAGCTGCGCGTCGTGCGCAAGGACAGCACCAAGGAAGCCGAGAAGTCGGCGACGACGAAGGACGACGCCAAGGCGACGCCCGACAAGACGCTGCTCACGCTCTCCCCCGGCACCCCCGGCACCCTGAAGACGACCTTCGACGCCTCGCTGCAGGCGACGGCGGAGAAGGAGACGGCCAAGCGCGAGCAGGCCGCGGTGGTCCTGGTGAAGCCCAGCACGGGCGAGATCCTCGCGGCGGCCAACTCGAAGCCGGGCGGCTTCAACACGGCGTTCCAGGGCTCGCTGGCCCCCGGCTCGACGATGAAGGTCATCACGTCGTCCCTGCTCCTGGAGAAGAAGCTCGCGGGCGTCGACAAGAAGCACCCCTGCCCGAAGTACGTGACGTACGGCGGCTGGAAGTTCCAGAACGACGACAAGTTCCAGATCAAGGACGGCACGTTCCGCGCGAGCTTCGCCCGGTCCTGCAACACGGCCTTCATCAGCCAGGCCAAGAAGCTGCAGAACGACTCCCTGACCAAGCAGGCGCAGGAGGTCTTCGGACTCGGCCGCGACAACTGGTCGATCGGTGTCCCGACCTTCGACGGCGCGGTCCCGGTGCAGAGCGACGCGCAGATGGGCGCCTCGCTCATCGGCCAGGGCGGGGTCCGCATGAACCCGCTGAACATGGCGTCGGTGGCGGCCACGGTGAAATCGGGCACGTTCAAGCAGCCGTACCTGGTCTCCCCGGACGTCGACAAGCGCACGCTCGCGACGGCGTCCCGCAAGATGTCGGGCGGTACGGCGTCGGCGCTGCGGGAGCTGATGCACTACACGGCGGTGGCGGGCACGGCGGTCGAGCCGATGTCGGGCCTCGGCTCCGACATGGGCGCGAAGACCGGCTCCGCGGAGGTCGACGGCCAGAAGAAGCCCAACGGCTGGTTCACGGCGTACCGCGGCGATCTGGCCGCGGGAGCGGTCGTGCAGGAGGGCGGGCACGGCGGCGACTCGGCGGGCCCGCTGGTCCGCGCGATGTTCCTGGCGGGCCGGTAG
- a CDS encoding penicillin-binding transpeptidase domain-containing protein: protein MHKGVKVTVVGGVFAVMVGGAGYGAYNLVNGVTGGGGSSASGPRTVKAGPPTSGEIRGTTEKFFASWAEGDAERAGGYTNNAEVASKLLTGFREDAHLTKVKLTPGRATGATVPFSVEATVSYKGKTKPFSYDSELTVVRGETTGRALVDWDPSVVHPDLKRDDTLETGEAAAPPIQAVDRHGRALDKKDFPSLGPVLDQLRAKYGDQVGGTPGVELYVRHADENAGTETLLTLTKGRAGRLRTTLSASAQRAAEKAVARHADSSVVAVQPSSGEVLAVANHRQDQFNAALNGKLAPGSTMKIVSAAMLIDKGVTKASGPAPCPDTAVWQGRRIVNLPGLAPDENATLSDSFARSCNTAFVKLVDEDGVTDESLPEEARNGFGLGLDWKVGVPTNDGSVPASAGGERAESIIGQGKVLMNPLNMASVTATAMTGAFRQPVIVDPSLDDRQLAEAHGLPSSTVRQLRQMMNRTAVSGTGAPAMSGLSGSIGAKTGSAEVYGQDKPNSWFTGYREDVAAAAVVEKGGHGGDAAGPIVAAVLAAGS, encoded by the coding sequence ATGCACAAAGGGGTAAAAGTCACTGTGGTCGGTGGGGTGTTCGCCGTCATGGTCGGGGGCGCGGGGTACGGCGCGTACAACTTGGTGAACGGCGTGACCGGGGGCGGCGGTTCGTCCGCGTCCGGCCCGCGGACGGTGAAGGCGGGGCCGCCGACGAGCGGCGAGATCCGCGGGACGACGGAGAAGTTCTTCGCCTCGTGGGCCGAGGGCGACGCCGAGCGGGCCGGGGGATACACGAACAACGCGGAAGTGGCCTCGAAGCTCCTGACCGGCTTCCGTGAGGACGCCCACCTGACGAAGGTGAAGCTCACGCCGGGCAGGGCCACCGGCGCGACCGTCCCGTTCTCCGTCGAGGCCACGGTGTCGTACAAGGGGAAGACCAAGCCCTTCTCGTACGACTCCGAACTGACCGTCGTCCGCGGCGAGACCACCGGCCGCGCGCTCGTCGACTGGGACCCCTCGGTCGTCCACCCGGACCTGAAGAGGGACGACACCCTGGAGACCGGCGAGGCCGCCGCGCCCCCCATCCAGGCCGTCGACCGGCATGGCAGGGCCCTGGACAAGAAGGACTTCCCCTCGCTCGGCCCGGTCCTCGACCAACTGCGCGCGAAGTACGGCGACCAGGTGGGCGGCACACCCGGTGTCGAGCTCTACGTCCGGCACGCGGACGAGAACGCGGGCACGGAGACGCTCCTCACACTCACCAAGGGCAGGGCGGGCCGGCTGAGGACGACGCTGAGCGCGTCGGCGCAGCGGGCCGCGGAGAAGGCGGTGGCGCGGCACGCGGACTCCTCGGTGGTCGCCGTGCAGCCGAGCTCCGGCGAGGTGCTCGCGGTCGCCAACCACCGGCAGGACCAGTTCAACGCGGCGCTGAACGGCAAGCTGGCCCCCGGCTCGACGATGAAGATCGTCTCGGCGGCGATGCTCATCGACAAGGGCGTGACGAAGGCGAGCGGCCCCGCACCCTGCCCGGACACCGCGGTCTGGCAGGGCCGCCGGATCGTCAATCTGCCGGGCCTGGCACCGGACGAGAACGCGACCCTGTCGGACAGTTTCGCGCGGTCCTGCAACACCGCGTTCGTGAAGCTGGTCGACGAGGACGGCGTCACGGACGAGTCCCTCCCCGAGGAGGCGCGGAACGGCTTCGGCCTGGGCCTCGACTGGAAGGTGGGCGTCCCCACGAACGACGGCTCCGTCCCGGCGTCCGCGGGCGGCGAGCGCGCCGAGAGCATCATCGGCCAGGGCAAGGTGCTGATGAACCCGCTCAACATGGCGTCGGTCACGGCGACCGCGATGACGGGGGCCTTCCGGCAGCCGGTCATCGTGGACCCGTCCCTGGACGACCGGCAGTTGGCCGAGGCGCACGGTCTGCCCTCGTCCACCGTCCGGCAGTTGCGCCAGATGATGAACCGCACGGCGGTCAGCGGCACCGGCGCCCCGGCCATGTCCGGGCTCAGCGGCAGCATCGGCGCGAAGACCGGCTCGGCGGAGGTCTACGGTCAGGACAAGCCCAACAGCTGGTTCACCGGATACCGCGAGGACGTGGCGGCCGCCGCGGTGGTGGAGAAGGGCGGCCACGGGGGCGACGCGGCCGGCCCTATCGTGGCGGCGGTACTTGCCGCAGGCAGTTGA
- a CDS encoding dolichyl-phosphate-mannose--protein mannosyltransferase has product MTSTASSPDTRQGQAAEEQQPSWQHRLRRFGHVARPTRLTDDVRARLMPAYTEPSPRLWASIGMPKRSADQLVRWSGWIGPLLITLVAGITRFWNLGSPKAVIFDETYYAKDAWALIHRGFEVNWPEKVNDSVLDQGSGITIPTDAAYVVHPPVGKYVIGIGEWIFGFDPFGWRFMTAVLGTLSVLMLCRIGRRLFRSTFLGCLAGGLLAVDGLHFVMSRTALLDQILMFFVLAAFGCFLIDRDKAREKLAAGLPVDEDGRVRPDAYVAETLRLGWRPWRWAAGLCLGLAFGTKWNGLYIMVFFCLMTVLWDVGGRRVAGAERPHLAVLKRDVFPAFVSTVPVAIGTYVLSWLGWILSPTDGTGGYYRNWAATDGKGGSWTILPDWLRSLWHYEHAVYDFHVGLSSPHTYQSNPWSWIVDGRPVSYFYESPLPGKDGCPSGTAEKCAREVLALGTPMLWWAGGFALLYVLWRWVFRRDWRAGAIVCGIAAGYLPWFMYQERTIFFFYAVVFVPFLCLAVAMMIGAMLGPQGSSERRRVVGAAASGVLVLLILWNFIWFWPIYTGQAIPIDSWRARMLLDTWV; this is encoded by the coding sequence GTGACCAGTACCGCGTCTTCCCCGGACACCCGCCAGGGCCAGGCAGCCGAGGAGCAGCAGCCGTCGTGGCAGCACAGGCTGCGCCGCTTCGGCCATGTGGCGCGCCCCACCCGGCTCACCGACGATGTCCGGGCCCGGCTCATGCCCGCGTACACCGAACCGAGCCCACGGCTGTGGGCGTCGATCGGCATGCCGAAGCGGTCCGCCGATCAACTGGTCAGGTGGTCGGGGTGGATCGGCCCGCTGCTGATCACGCTCGTCGCGGGGATCACCCGGTTCTGGAACCTCGGCAGCCCGAAGGCCGTGATATTCGACGAGACGTACTACGCCAAGGACGCCTGGGCGCTGATCCACCGGGGCTTCGAGGTCAACTGGCCCGAGAAGGTCAACGACAGCGTCCTGGACCAGGGATCGGGCATCACGATCCCCACGGACGCCGCGTACGTCGTGCATCCGCCGGTCGGCAAGTACGTCATCGGCATCGGCGAGTGGATCTTCGGCTTCGATCCCTTCGGCTGGCGCTTCATGACGGCGGTGCTCGGCACCCTGTCGGTCCTGATGCTGTGCCGGATCGGACGGCGGCTGTTCCGCTCGACGTTCCTGGGCTGCCTGGCGGGCGGCCTGCTCGCGGTGGACGGGCTGCACTTCGTGATGAGCCGCACCGCGCTGCTCGACCAGATCCTGATGTTCTTCGTGCTCGCCGCGTTCGGCTGTTTCCTGATCGACCGGGACAAGGCGCGGGAGAAACTCGCGGCCGGTCTGCCGGTGGACGAGGACGGCAGGGTGCGCCCCGACGCGTACGTCGCCGAGACACTGCGCCTGGGGTGGCGGCCCTGGCGCTGGGCGGCCGGCCTCTGTCTGGGGCTCGCCTTCGGGACCAAGTGGAACGGCCTGTACATCATGGTCTTCTTCTGCTTGATGACCGTCCTGTGGGACGTGGGCGGCCGCCGGGTCGCCGGCGCCGAGCGCCCGCACCTCGCGGTCCTGAAGCGGGACGTGTTCCCGGCGTTCGTGTCCACGGTGCCGGTCGCGATCGGCACGTACGTCCTGTCCTGGCTGGGCTGGATCCTCTCCCCGACGGACGGCACGGGCGGCTACTACCGCAACTGGGCGGCGACGGACGGCAAGGGCGGCAGCTGGACGATCCTGCCGGACTGGCTGCGCAGCCTGTGGCACTACGAACACGCGGTCTACGACTTCCATGTGGGGCTCTCGTCGCCGCACACGTACCAGTCGAATCCGTGGAGCTGGATCGTCGACGGCCGCCCCGTCTCGTACTTCTACGAGTCGCCGCTGCCCGGCAAGGACGGCTGTCCCTCCGGCACGGCGGAGAAGTGCGCCCGCGAGGTCCTCGCGCTCGGCACCCCGATGCTGTGGTGGGCGGGCGGCTTCGCGCTGCTCTACGTGCTGTGGCGGTGGGTGTTCCGCAGGGACTGGCGCGCGGGCGCCATCGTGTGCGGGATCGCGGCGGGTTATCTGCCGTGGTTCATGTACCAGGAGCGGACGATCTTCTTCTTCTACGCCGTCGTCTTCGTGCCGTTCCTGTGCCTGGCCGTGGCCATGATGATCGGCGCGATGCTCGGCCCGCAGGGGTCGAGTGAGCGGCGGCGGGTCGTGGGGGCCGCGGCCTCGGGCGTCCTGGTGCTGCTGATCCTGTGGAACTTCATCTGGTTCTGGCCCATTTACACCGGCCAGGCCATTCCGATCGATTCCTGGCGGGCCCGAATGCTCCTCGATACATGGGTCTAG